Proteins from a single region of Gaiellales bacterium:
- the trxA gene encoding thioredoxin: protein MSERLIEVSDSTWESEVIGADGPVVVDFWAPWCGPCRVMDPILDELAETHAGRVKFTKLNVDDNLQTATRYDILSIPTLMVFAGGEIQKKLIGAIPRRRLEDELSAWTGTAA, encoded by the coding sequence GTGAGCGAACGGCTGATCGAGGTTTCAGACTCCACCTGGGAGTCCGAGGTGATCGGGGCCGACGGGCCCGTCGTGGTCGATTTCTGGGCGCCCTGGTGCGGCCCGTGCCGGGTGATGGATCCCATCCTGGACGAGCTCGCCGAGACCCACGCAGGCCGGGTGAAGTTCACCAAGCTGAACGTCGACGACAACCTGCAGACGGCCACCCGCTACGACATCCTGTCGATCCCGACGCTGATGGTGTTCGCCGGCGGCGAGATCCAGAAGAAGCTGATTGGGGCGATCCCGCGCCGGCGGCTCGAGGACGAGCTGTCCGCCTGGACGGGCACCGCCGCGTAG
- a CDS encoding ATP-binding cassette domain-containing protein: MAALSFERVSYAYPGADRPALDGIDLEIEAGQLVLLVGGSGSGKSTLLRAALGLVPHFHGGELRGRVRVAGLDTREHRPGALARHVGLVFQDPESQLVMGRPDREAAFGLENLGYPAGEIAVRAREALAAVGAAGLAGRPAAALSGGEAQRVAIASVLAMGQPLLLLDEPTSQLDPVAAEELLGLVVRINRDRGVTVVLAEHRTGRLFAEADRVIAMEDGRLTVDAAPPVAARALATSAPWMLPPVTQAFARAGRAELPLTVRAARALVTAAPAAAAAPLPAAEAAAGAVKAHKRLGDVDALAGTSTAFERGRVTALIGENGAGKTTLARAVCGLLDLDRGRIEPAPDRAGYVGQDPSHYLLHDTARDEVAYALRNLGVPGPERDRRVTAALARLGLDGFGVRHPRDLSSGERQRLAIATVTVMEPELLVLDEPTRGVDGLRKLALVELVRSLAADGTAVVVVTHDMDFAAEAADTVTSMAAGRVLSDRAPRTLLASGIFFVSQLGLALGRASQADAVAFLTEPLEAAHV; this comes from the coding sequence ATGGCCGCGCTGAGCTTCGAGCGCGTCTCCTACGCCTACCCGGGCGCAGACCGGCCGGCGCTCGACGGCATCGACCTCGAGATCGAGGCGGGGCAGCTCGTGCTCCTGGTCGGCGGGTCGGGATCGGGTAAGTCGACGCTCCTGCGGGCGGCGCTCGGCCTCGTGCCCCACTTCCACGGCGGCGAGCTGCGGGGGCGCGTGCGCGTCGCGGGCCTCGACACGCGCGAGCACCGGCCGGGCGCGCTGGCCCGCCACGTCGGGCTGGTGTTCCAGGACCCGGAGTCGCAGCTCGTGATGGGCCGGCCCGACCGCGAGGCCGCGTTCGGCCTCGAGAACCTGGGCTACCCCGCGGGCGAGATCGCCGTCCGCGCCCGCGAGGCGCTGGCCGCGGTGGGCGCCGCCGGGCTGGCCGGGCGGCCGGCGGCCGCCCTCTCGGGTGGCGAGGCCCAGCGGGTTGCCATCGCGTCGGTGCTCGCGATGGGGCAGCCGCTCCTGCTCCTGGACGAGCCGACGAGCCAGCTCGACCCGGTCGCAGCCGAAGAGCTGCTCGGCCTGGTCGTGCGGATCAACCGCGACCGCGGCGTCACCGTCGTCCTGGCCGAGCACCGCACCGGCCGCCTGTTCGCCGAGGCCGACCGCGTGATCGCGATGGAGGACGGTCGCCTCACGGTCGACGCGGCGCCGCCGGTTGCGGCCCGGGCGCTCGCGACGAGCGCGCCGTGGATGCTCCCGCCGGTGACGCAGGCCTTCGCCCGCGCGGGCCGCGCCGAGCTGCCGCTGACCGTGCGCGCGGCCCGCGCGCTGGTCACCGCGGCGCCGGCTGCCGCAGCCGCGCCACTGCCGGCGGCGGAGGCGGCGGCCGGCGCCGTCAAGGCGCACAAGCGGCTCGGCGACGTCGACGCGCTGGCCGGCACGTCCACGGCCTTCGAGCGCGGTCGCGTCACCGCTCTGATCGGCGAGAACGGGGCCGGCAAGACGACGCTCGCGCGCGCCGTGTGCGGCCTCCTCGACCTCGACCGCGGCCGGATCGAGCCCGCCCCTGACCGGGCCGGATACGTCGGCCAGGATCCGTCCCACTACCTGCTCCACGACACCGCCCGCGACGAGGTCGCCTACGCGCTTCGCAACCTGGGCGTGCCCGGGCCGGAGCGCGACCGCCGAGTGACCGCCGCGCTCGCCCGCCTCGGCCTCGACGGCTTCGGCGTCCGTCACCCCCGCGACCTCTCGAGCGGCGAACGCCAGCGGCTGGCGATCGCGACCGTGACGGTGATGGAGCCCGAGCTGCTCGTGCTCGACGAGCCGACCCGCGGCGTCGACGGCCTGCGCAAGCTCGCCCTCGTCGAGCTGGTCCGGTCGCTCGCGGCCGACGGGACCGCGGTCGTCGTCGTCACCCACGACATGGACTTCGCCGCCGAGGCCGCCGACACCGTGACGAGCATGGCGGCCGGCCGCGTCCTGTCCGACCGGGCGCCGCGGACGCTGCTCGCGTCGGGCATCTTCTTCGTCTCCCAGCTCGGCCTCGCGCTGGGCCGGGCCTCGCAGGCGGACGCCGTCGCATTCCTGACCGAACCCCTGGAGGCAGCCCATGTTTAA
- a CDS encoding prenyltransferase/squalene oxidase repeat-containing protein, which produces MKTTTTLVAALALLLATATAANAATATHYLLSRQTASGGFAESGSGTPSATVTEWAMMGLRAAGIAPAGVHRSGGRTAIAYLASQAGSWSNAYDLEKGILAIVAARRNPAAFAGRNLVAALRGKIGSHGGIGSAANSTYWGVLALRAAGSPVPARTLSYIRSRRHRNGGYAWSISAAPDSNDTAAAVLALHAAGVGCGNVAISRGIAYLGSAQGSSHGYALLPGSAADSQSTSWAIQARHACGLRNARARRWLLARRLPSGAYNYQPGTTITPAFVTAQVLPAVHGRWYPIR; this is translated from the coding sequence ATGAAGACCACAACGACCCTCGTCGCCGCACTCGCCCTCCTCCTCGCCACCGCCACGGCCGCGAACGCCGCCACGGCCACCCACTACCTGCTCTCCCGCCAGACCGCCTCGGGCGGGTTCGCGGAGTCCGGCAGCGGCACGCCGAGCGCCACCGTGACCGAGTGGGCCATGATGGGGCTGCGCGCCGCCGGCATCGCGCCGGCCGGCGTCCACCGCAGCGGCGGCAGGACCGCCATCGCCTACCTCGCGTCGCAGGCGGGCTCGTGGTCGAACGCATACGACCTCGAGAAGGGCATCCTGGCCATCGTCGCCGCCCGCCGGAACCCGGCGGCGTTCGCGGGCCGCAACCTGGTCGCCGCGCTGCGCGGCAAGATCGGCAGCCACGGCGGCATCGGCTCCGCGGCCAACTCGACCTACTGGGGCGTGCTCGCCCTGCGCGCGGCCGGCTCGCCGGTGCCTGCCCGGACGCTCTCCTACATCCGCTCGCGGCGGCACCGGAACGGCGGCTACGCCTGGTCGATCTCGGCCGCGCCGGACTCGAACGACACCGCTGCGGCCGTGCTCGCCCTGCACGCCGCCGGCGTCGGGTGCGGGAACGTCGCCATCTCGCGCGGCATCGCCTACCTGGGCAGCGCGCAGGGCTCCTCGCACGGGTACGCGCTCCTGCCCGGCAGCGCGGCCGACAGCCAGTCGACGTCGTGGGCGATCCAGGCCCGGCATGCCTGCGGCCTGCGCAACGCCCGCGCCCGCCGCTGGCTGCTCGCCCGCCGGCTGCCGAGCGGCGCCTACAACTACCAGCCCGGCACGACGATCACGCCGGCGTTCGTGACCGCCCAGGTGCTCCCGGCCGTGCACGGCCGCTGGTATCCGATCCGCTGA
- the polX gene encoding DNA polymerase/3'-5' exonuclease PolX, whose amino-acid sequence MAIAERFELLGDLLELEGAVVYRILAYRRAAATLRETPESVARLSAEGRLTSLPGVGQTIADKVAELLATGEIGALTRLVDRNPPGAVAVMRLQGVGPKTARRIFSELGLKTVEDVREAATGGRIRALSGMGEKTEAIILAGLADGGDGTAPAPRRSIARARTLGEKVLEDLRACEGVIRCELAGSVRRYKETSKDVDVVAAVSDRIAAADAFTAGEWVAEIVSGGDSRITASAHDGTVVELRMVPGGCYGNLLQHLTGSKAHNVALREAAVRKGLSVSEYGIEHVESGEVWSSDDEAEVYEHLGLPWIPPELREGRGELEAARTGRMPELVEISDIRGDLHTHTDWSDGKATLETMVEAARARGYEYLNVTDHSPSVGFGMGLDAGRLHAQVERVRALAETLAPDFTLLVGAEVDILRDGSLDYSDELLAQLDVVVASVHASHRLSAGDQTKRVCAALENPYVDVLGHPTGRLIGRRRPNPMDMEAVVAKAVETGTALEVSSQPHRLDLSDANVRMAVEAGALLAIDTDAHSVAAIDYMPYGVMNARRGWTGPDRVVNTRSWPELRKVLKAGSR is encoded by the coding sequence GTGGCTATAGCAGAGCGGTTCGAGCTCCTGGGAGACCTGCTCGAGCTCGAGGGGGCGGTGGTCTACCGGATCCTCGCCTACCGCCGGGCGGCCGCGACGCTGCGGGAGACGCCCGAGTCGGTGGCGCGGCTCTCGGCCGAGGGCCGCCTGACCAGCCTGCCGGGCGTCGGCCAGACCATCGCCGACAAGGTGGCCGAGCTGCTCGCGACCGGCGAGATCGGCGCCCTCACGCGGCTGGTCGACCGAAACCCGCCCGGCGCGGTCGCCGTCATGCGGCTCCAGGGCGTCGGGCCGAAGACGGCCAGGCGCATCTTCTCCGAGCTCGGTCTGAAGACCGTCGAGGACGTCCGCGAGGCAGCCACCGGCGGCCGCATCCGGGCGCTCTCCGGCATGGGCGAGAAGACCGAGGCGATCATCCTGGCGGGGCTGGCCGACGGCGGCGACGGGACGGCCCCGGCGCCGCGGCGCTCGATCGCCCGGGCGCGGACGCTGGGCGAGAAGGTGCTCGAAGACCTGCGGGCCTGCGAGGGGGTCATCCGCTGCGAGCTGGCCGGGAGCGTGCGCCGCTACAAGGAGACGAGCAAGGACGTGGATGTGGTGGCGGCCGTCTCCGACCGCATCGCCGCGGCCGACGCGTTCACGGCCGGCGAGTGGGTGGCCGAGATCGTCTCCGGCGGCGACAGCCGCATCACCGCGAGCGCCCACGACGGCACGGTGGTCGAGCTGCGGATGGTGCCGGGAGGCTGCTACGGCAACCTGCTCCAGCACCTGACCGGCTCGAAGGCCCACAACGTCGCCCTGCGCGAGGCGGCCGTGCGCAAGGGGCTCTCGGTGAGCGAGTACGGCATCGAGCACGTCGAGTCGGGCGAGGTGTGGAGCTCCGACGACGAGGCCGAGGTGTACGAGCACCTGGGTCTGCCGTGGATCCCGCCCGAGCTGCGCGAGGGCCGGGGCGAGCTCGAGGCCGCCCGCACGGGCCGGATGCCGGAGCTCGTCGAGATCTCCGATATCCGCGGCGACCTGCACACGCACACCGACTGGAGCGACGGCAAGGCCACGCTCGAGACGATGGTCGAGGCGGCCCGGGCGCGCGGCTACGAGTACCTGAACGTCACCGACCACTCGCCGTCGGTCGGCTTCGGGATGGGGCTCGACGCCGGCCGCCTGCACGCCCAGGTCGAGCGGGTGCGCGCGCTGGCGGAGACGCTCGCGCCCGACTTCACCCTGCTGGTCGGCGCCGAGGTGGACATCCTGCGCGACGGCTCGCTCGACTACTCCGACGAGCTGCTGGCCCAGCTCGACGTGGTCGTCGCGAGCGTCCACGCGTCCCACCGGCTCTCGGCCGGCGATCAGACGAAGCGGGTGTGCGCGGCGCTCGAGAACCCGTACGTCGACGTGCTCGGCCACCCCACCGGACGGCTGATCGGGCGTCGCCGGCCGAACCCGATGGACATGGAGGCCGTGGTGGCGAAGGCGGTGGAGACCGGGACGGCGCTCGAGGTCAGCTCGCAGCCGCACCGGCTCGACCTGAGCGACGCGAACGTGCGCATGGCCGTCGAGGCCGGGGCGCTGCTCGCGATCGACACCGATGCCCACTCGG
- a CDS encoding polyprenol monophosphomannose synthase has product MPNRFVIVLPTYNERDNLERVVEAIRAERARTPFPGDMLVVDDASPDGTGDLADELAARHDWVHVLHRPGKRGLGLAYVHGFRWALERDYTHILEMDADLSHPPDAIPRLLEAAADADLVLGSRYVPGGGVEGWPLHRRLISRGGSLYARTLLGVSVRDLTGGFKCFHRRVLENADLDSVHGQGYVFQIELTYRTLRMGGRVREVPITFCDRTAGTSKMTTAIVAEAVWKVPSLRLRRSHAPNDRELQPGGVTSLVASRPPL; this is encoded by the coding sequence GTGCCCAACAGGTTCGTGATCGTCCTGCCCACGTACAACGAGCGCGACAACCTGGAGCGGGTGGTCGAGGCGATCAGGGCCGAGCGCGCCCGCACCCCGTTCCCGGGCGACATGCTGGTGGTCGACGACGCCTCCCCCGACGGCACCGGCGACCTGGCCGACGAGCTGGCCGCCCGGCACGACTGGGTGCACGTCCTGCACCGGCCGGGCAAGCGCGGGCTCGGCCTGGCGTACGTCCACGGCTTCCGCTGGGCGCTCGAGCGCGACTACACCCACATCCTCGAGATGGACGCCGACCTCAGCCACCCGCCCGACGCGATCCCGCGCCTCCTCGAGGCGGCCGCCGACGCCGACCTCGTGCTGGGATCGCGCTACGTCCCCGGCGGCGGCGTGGAGGGCTGGCCGCTTCACCGGCGGCTGATCTCGCGCGGCGGCTCGCTCTACGCCCGCACCCTGCTGGGCGTCTCGGTGCGCGACCTAACCGGCGGCTTCAAGTGCTTCCACCGGCGCGTGCTCGAGAACGCCGACCTCGACTCGGTGCACGGCCAGGGCTACGTCTTCCAGATCGAGCTCACCTACCGCACGCTGCGCATGGGCGGCCGGGTGCGCGAGGTGCCGATCACCTTCTGCGACCGGACGGCAGGCACGAGCAAGATGACGACTGCCATCGTGGCGGAGGCGGTGTGGAAGGTGCCGTCGCTGCGCCTGCGCCGCTCCCACGCGCCGAACGACCGCGAGCTCCAGCCGGGCGGCGTCACGTCGCTGGTCGCGTCACGCCCGCCGCTATAG
- a CDS encoding IS481 family transposase, translating to MNVHGNAKLGPAGRRALVAAVERGASLREAAAVFGVSPATAHRWWVRWRQASEPQRCSLACLADRSSRPHRSPRVLSPDVQAQICAARRRSGWGPRLIAGEVGHPHQTVWKVLHRHGLSRAPRAARDPARRYEWPCPGDLLHMDTKRYARFLRPGHAVTGVRDKTFAEKQARWGYEYAHTIVDDHSRLAYSELHPDQRADTVTAFVGRALDWFAALGVQPRRIMSDNAWTYTHNRSLARLLAQHGIRHLRIRPHTPRTNGKVERFHQTMSREWAYGVTYRDHHARDRALPYWLDYYNRQRPHSSLDGRPPISRVHNLCGQDT from the coding sequence ATGAATGTGCACGGTAACGCCAAGCTCGGACCTGCTGGTCGGCGCGCACTGGTGGCGGCGGTTGAACGGGGCGCGTCGTTGCGGGAAGCGGCGGCGGTGTTCGGGGTGTCGCCGGCGACGGCGCATCGGTGGTGGGTGCGGTGGCGGCAGGCGAGCGAGCCCCAGCGCTGCTCGCTCGCCTGTTTGGCTGACCGGTCGAGTCGACCGCATCGCAGTCCCCGCGTGCTGTCGCCCGACGTGCAGGCTCAGATATGCGCGGCCAGGCGGCGCAGCGGGTGGGGGCCGCGGTTGATCGCGGGTGAGGTCGGTCACCCACATCAGACGGTGTGGAAGGTACTTCACCGGCACGGCCTTTCCCGAGCTCCGCGGGCGGCGCGTGACCCGGCGCGCCGGTACGAGTGGCCGTGCCCGGGAGACCTCCTGCATATGGACACCAAGCGCTACGCCCGATTCCTGCGCCCGGGCCACGCCGTCACCGGAGTCCGCGACAAGACTTTCGCCGAAAAACAGGCCCGGTGGGGCTATGAGTATGCCCATACCATTGTCGATGACCACTCCCGCCTGGCCTACAGCGAGCTGCACCCCGATCAGCGCGCCGACACCGTCACCGCGTTCGTCGGGCGGGCGCTGGACTGGTTTGCCGCCCTGGGCGTACAGCCGCGGCGGATCATGTCCGACAACGCCTGGACCTACACCCACAACCGGTCGCTCGCTCGACTGCTCGCCCAGCACGGGATCCGCCACCTCCGGATCCGGCCCCACACGCCCCGCACCAACGGCAAGGTCGAGCGTTTCCACCAGACCATGAGCCGTGAATGGGCCTACGGCGTCACCTACCGCGACCACCACGCCCGAGACCGCGCACTGCCATACTGGCTCGACTACTACAACCGGCAGAGACCACACAGCTCACTCGACGGCCGGCCACCCATCAGCCGCGTTCACAACCTGTGTGGGCAGGACACCTAG
- a CDS encoding prephenate dehydratase domain-containing protein, producing the protein MTVAYPGEEGAYAAEAGARLYPDAELVSLKSWADVVRAVGRGDAGYGVLPIENSLAGPIPETYDLLAHAPLAIVAETVIPVPHCLVGLAGTNIDALTRVHSHPAALAQCRRFLSSLPDTLPEVAPSTATAARRVAESGDQRQAALSSRRAAERFGLVVLLNDVSDHAENYTRFVSVANHTRIDRDGVRVWHTAVRFVTHHHPGALLSAIEPLARYGVNMVSLQSRPIPGRPWNYQFYADLEGHPLDAAVATALRALEENVAEMGYLGCYPAFERG; encoded by the coding sequence ATGACGGTTGCCTACCCGGGCGAGGAGGGCGCATACGCCGCCGAGGCCGGCGCGCGGCTCTACCCCGACGCCGAGCTCGTGTCGCTCAAGTCGTGGGCGGACGTCGTGCGGGCCGTCGGCAGGGGCGACGCCGGATACGGCGTGCTCCCGATCGAGAACTCTCTCGCCGGGCCGATCCCGGAGACCTACGACCTGCTCGCCCACGCCCCGCTCGCGATCGTGGCCGAGACCGTCATCCCGGTGCCGCACTGCCTGGTCGGCCTGGCCGGGACGAACATCGACGCGCTGACGCGGGTGCACTCCCATCCCGCTGCGCTGGCCCAGTGCCGCCGCTTCCTCTCCTCGCTCCCCGACACGCTGCCGGAGGTGGCGCCGTCGACGGCCACCGCCGCCCGCCGGGTCGCGGAGTCGGGCGACCAACGCCAGGCCGCGCTCTCGTCGCGCCGGGCGGCCGAGCGGTTCGGCCTCGTCGTGCTCCTGAACGACGTCTCCGACCACGCCGAGAACTACACCCGCTTCGTCAGCGTCGCCAACCACACCCGGATCGACCGCGACGGCGTCCGCGTCTGGCACACCGCGGTGCGCTTCGTCACGCACCACCATCCCGGGGCGCTCCTCTCGGCCATCGAGCCGCTGGCCCGGTACGGAGTGAACATGGTCTCGCTGCAGTCGCGGCCGATCCCGGGCCGGCCGTGGAACTACCAGTTCTACGCCGACCTCGAGGGCCACCCCCTGGACGCCGCCGTCGCCACCGCCCTGCGCGCCCTCGAGGAGAACGTCGCCGAGATGGGCTACCTGGGCTGCTACCCGGCGTTCGAGCGCGGCTGA
- a CDS encoding DUF4430 domain-containing protein has product MGARHAFGLVLTAAAVAACGTSLAKAPSGPRAATVTITRGFGQRTLSAARAAPGQSALMALRRVSHVSTSYGGRFVRAIDGLAGDQSQGMAWLYFVNGIQANVGSADYLLHPGDREWWDYRYWNDLIQVPVAIGAWPEPFVHGYGGTRPAVSVTGPACAGQIRGALHAAGAHVVRTSSAWSVRVETFAQAASSLSAGVWQGRGLTVSLDGGRVMVYRGRPGLRPDPAAHAVIAGWQPGPATGKSAQVVVAGDTRGAACAAAHTLAADPRAVRSAYAVALDASGHVIAYGGRP; this is encoded by the coding sequence ATGGGTGCACGTCACGCGTTCGGGCTCGTCCTGACGGCCGCGGCGGTCGCGGCCTGCGGGACGTCTCTGGCGAAGGCGCCGAGCGGGCCCCGGGCCGCGACCGTCACGATCACCCGCGGGTTCGGGCAGCGGACGCTCTCCGCTGCCCGAGCCGCCCCCGGGCAGTCGGCGCTCATGGCCCTGCGCCGGGTCTCGCACGTGTCGACGAGCTACGGCGGCCGCTTCGTTCGGGCCATCGACGGGCTCGCCGGCGACCAGTCCCAGGGCATGGCCTGGCTCTACTTCGTGAACGGCATCCAGGCGAACGTGGGCTCGGCCGACTACCTGCTGCATCCGGGCGACCGGGAGTGGTGGGACTATCGCTACTGGAACGACCTGATCCAGGTGCCCGTGGCAATTGGCGCCTGGCCGGAGCCGTTCGTGCACGGCTACGGCGGCACCCGACCGGCGGTGAGCGTGACCGGGCCGGCGTGCGCCGGGCAGATTCGCGGCGCCCTGCACGCGGCGGGCGCGCATGTCGTGCGCACGAGCTCGGCCTGGTCGGTGCGGGTGGAGACGTTCGCCCAGGCCGCGTCGTCGCTCTCGGCGGGCGTCTGGCAGGGCCGCGGCCTGACCGTCTCGCTCGACGGCGGCCGCGTCATGGTCTACCGCGGCCGCCCCGGGCTGCGACCCGACCCGGCCGCGCATGCGGTGATCGCCGGCTGGCAACCGGGCCCCGCGACGGGCAAGTCGGCCCAGGTCGTCGTCGCCGGCGACACCCGAGGCGCCGCCTGCGCCGCCGCGCACACCCTGGCGGCCGATCCGCGGGCGGTGCGCAGCGCCTACGCCGTCGCGCTGGACGCGTCCGGCCACGTGATCGCCTACGGTGGGAGACCGTGA
- a CDS encoding energy-coupling factor transporter transmembrane component T, whose protein sequence is MKPLPAALVTGPPLLAAIAAWSPLWLAAATIGAALLLAAAPPPRRLYALTAIGSGVVVFAINPFVSVQGLTVLWQGPHIPILDTQVTVEEVAYGAGAGMRVAASALAVAAFVRLADPDLLLRAFSRVAPRSAMVAALATRMLPALERDAGGIVTAARTRAARMSKPRTAAGLLGPLLASSLERSLSVAEAMEARGYGSSVRTRAPERATTGRERALAGIGGCALVLVAGALIGGATDFRYYDTLGDPWQPAAIAGACLLLALLGAAAAVVRWPR, encoded by the coding sequence GTGAAGCCGCTGCCCGCAGCGCTCGTCACCGGGCCGCCGCTGCTCGCCGCGATCGCGGCGTGGAGCCCGCTCTGGCTCGCCGCGGCCACGATCGGCGCGGCGCTCCTCCTGGCCGCCGCGCCCCCGCCCCGGCGGCTGTACGCGCTCACGGCGATCGGTTCGGGCGTGGTCGTGTTCGCGATCAACCCGTTCGTCTCGGTGCAGGGGCTGACGGTGCTCTGGCAGGGGCCGCACATCCCGATCCTCGACACCCAGGTGACGGTGGAGGAGGTGGCCTACGGCGCCGGCGCCGGCATGCGCGTGGCCGCCTCGGCCCTGGCCGTCGCGGCGTTCGTGCGGCTGGCCGACCCCGACCTCCTGCTGCGCGCGTTCTCGCGGGTCGCGCCGCGCTCGGCCATGGTCGCCGCGCTCGCCACCCGCATGCTGCCCGCGCTCGAGCGCGACGCGGGCGGGATCGTCACGGCCGCCCGCACCCGCGCCGCCCGGATGAGCAAGCCGCGCACCGCCGCCGGCCTGCTCGGCCCGCTGCTCGCGAGCTCGCTCGAGCGCTCGCTCTCGGTGGCCGAGGCGATGGAGGCGCGCGGATACGGCTCGTCGGTGCGGACGCGGGCCCCGGAGCGGGCGACGACGGGACGCGAGCGGGCGCTCGCCGGAATCGGCGGGTGCGCGCTCGTGCTGGTCGCCGGAGCGCTGATCGGCGGCGCGACCGACTTCCGCTACTACGACACGCTGGGCGACCCGTGGCAGCCGGCCGCGATCGCCGGCGCCTGCCTGCTCCTGGCCCTCCTGGGCGCGGCCGCGGCGGTGGTGCGATGGCCGCGCTGA
- a CDS encoding EamA family transporter, translated as MIAILGGLGAAVSWGLSTVVASRSTRMIGSQQALAYVMLLGLGALAVLAPASGLPQHATGHAWAWAVLAGAGSAAGLSMMYRAVHLGKVGVVAPIASTEGALAAVFAIALGETLTAGVAVCLIVIACGVVVVTMRGHAADVHLRPSLYALGAACLFGVNLVASARAGDALGALWTIFVARIVGVSMIALPLLLRGRLRLPGAAWWLVCFSATAEVVGYVCYVTGAHHGVAIPAVLGSQFAAVATIASFAMFGERIGPRQMAGAVVIVAGVSVLAVLRA; from the coding sequence GTGATCGCGATCCTGGGCGGCCTCGGCGCCGCGGTCTCGTGGGGGCTCTCGACGGTGGTCGCGTCGCGCTCCACGCGCATGATCGGCTCGCAGCAGGCGCTCGCCTACGTGATGCTGCTCGGCCTGGGCGCGCTGGCGGTGCTCGCCCCGGCCTCCGGCCTTCCGCAGCACGCTACCGGCCATGCCTGGGCGTGGGCGGTGCTCGCCGGCGCCGGCTCGGCGGCCGGGCTCTCGATGATGTACCGGGCCGTGCACCTCGGCAAGGTCGGCGTCGTCGCGCCGATCGCGTCGACCGAGGGAGCGCTGGCGGCGGTGTTCGCGATCGCGCTCGGGGAGACGCTGACCGCCGGCGTCGCCGTGTGCCTGATCGTGATCGCCTGCGGGGTGGTCGTCGTCACGATGCGCGGCCACGCCGCCGACGTCCACCTGCGCCCGTCGCTCTACGCGCTCGGCGCCGCCTGCCTCTTCGGCGTGAACCTGGTCGCGAGCGCCCGCGCCGGCGACGCGCTCGGGGCGCTCTGGACGATCTTCGTCGCGCGCATCGTCGGCGTGTCCATGATCGCGCTGCCGCTGCTCCTGCGAGGGCGGCTGCGGCTGCCCGGCGCGGCCTGGTGGCTGGTGTGCTTCTCGGCGACCGCCGAGGTGGTCGGCTACGTCTGCTATGTCACCGGGGCGCACCACGGCGTGGCCATCCCGGCCGTGCTCGGGTCGCAGTTCGCCGCCGTTGCGACCATCGCCTCGTTCGCGATGTTCGGCGAGCGCATCGGACCACGCCAGATGGCCGGAGCGGTCGTGATCGTGGCCGGCGTCAGCGTGCTTGCGGTGCTGCGCGCCTAG
- the thiL gene encoding thiamine-phosphate kinase, with translation MLSEDDLVAVIAAVAGAGGSCVDVGIGDDAAVLAGGIVASTDILVDGVHFDSGRHSVRDIGHRAAAASLSDMAAMGAEPLCLLAAFGLPEGFEDVRALAAGLAEHGVPLSGGDLSRSDRLLVSVTAIGRAERPVLRSGGRPGDLLVVTGTLGGQAAGGYTARVTPRIAEGRALAAVATAMLDLSDGIATDAGRLAAASGTGAVVELERLPRAPGATVEQAAAGGEDYELLAAVPDGVELPVPVTVVGRLTGDAAVRLLDAEGRERSLRGWDHFA, from the coding sequence ATGCTATCAGAGGACGACCTGGTGGCCGTGATCGCCGCGGTCGCCGGGGCCGGGGGCTCGTGCGTCGACGTTGGGATCGGCGACGACGCGGCCGTCCTCGCCGGTGGCATCGTGGCCTCGACCGACATCCTCGTCGACGGCGTCCACTTCGACTCTGGCCGCCACAGCGTGCGGGACATCGGCCACCGGGCCGCCGCGGCGAGCCTCTCCGACATGGCCGCGATGGGCGCGGAGCCGCTCTGCCTGCTCGCTGCCTTCGGCCTGCCGGAAGGCTTCGAGGACGTCCGCGCGCTGGCGGCGGGGTTGGCCGAGCACGGCGTCCCGCTCTCGGGCGGCGACCTCTCACGCAGCGACCGGCTGCTCGTCTCGGTGACGGCCATCGGCCGCGCAGAGCGGCCCGTGCTGCGCTCCGGCGGGCGCCCGGGCGACCTGCTCGTCGTCACCGGGACGCTGGGCGGCCAGGCCGCCGGCGGCTACACGGCCCGGGTGACGCCGCGGATCGCCGAGGGGCGGGCGCTCGCGGCGGTGGCCACGGCGATGCTCGATCTCTCGGACGGGATCGCCACCGACGCCGGCCGGCTGGCCGCCGCGTCCGGCACCGGCGCGGTGGTCGAGCTCGAGCGGCTCCCGCGCGCGCCGGGGGCGACGGTCGAGCAGGCGGCGGCGGGCGGCGAGGACTACGAGCTGCTGGCGGCCGTGCCGGACGGGGTGGAGCTGCCCGTGCCGGTCACGGTGGTGGGGAGGCTGACCGGCGACGCTGCGGTGCGGCTGCTCGACGCCGAGGGGCGCGAGCGGTCGCTGCGGGGCTGGGACCACTTCGCGTGA